In the genome of SAR202 cluster bacterium, the window GATTATGCAGGCAGGGCCGAGGGGGTCGGTGAAGTACCCGTCGTCGGCGGAGGTAGTGGACCTGAAGGGGCTGACGCTGATGCCGGGGCTTATCGACTGCCACGACCATTTGAATCACCACACGTACAGCTTGATGGACCGGTGGGAGCTGGACGCGCCGGCGAGCTACCGGGCGCTGCGGACGGCGACGGTGCTGCGGGAGTTGCTGGAGATGGGATATACGGCGGTGCGGGAGGGAGGCGGGCTGGACGCTGGGTTCAAGCAGGGGATTGAGGACGGGCTGATCCAGGGGCCTCGATTGATGCTGAGCGTGACGCTGATATCGCCGACGGGGGGGCTGGCGGACGTGCGGAGCCCTTCGGGCCATTGCTGTCCTGTGCCGACAAGCCTAAGCCTGCCGTCAGGGGTGGCGGACGGGGTGGACGCGTGCCGGGCGAAGGTGCGGGAGATGCAGCGGGTGGGAGCGGACGTGATAAAAATAGCTAGCACGGGCGGAGCGTCGTCGCGGCCTCGACACGGGCCTTTCGACCACGAGTTCACGCGGGAGGAACTGGACGCGATTGTGAATGAGGCGCACGACATGGGGATGAAGGTGATGTGCCACGCGCTGGGCGGGCCGGGGCTTCGGCGGGCCATCGAGGCGGGGGTGGACAGCATTGAGCACGGGACGTATTTGACGCAGGACCCGGACGTGATACCGATGATGGCGGAGAAGGGGATTTTTTACGTGCCGACGCTGCTAGTTTATGTATTTCATAGGGACAACCCGATGAAGCATTCCAGGGAGAGGGCGAGGGCGCTGGAGAAGGCGCATAAGGAGAGTGTGAGGGCAGCGATGAAGGCGGGGGTGCGGGTGGCGGCGGGAACGGACTCGGGCGGCTGGGGCCATCCGCTGAATTCCAGGGAGGTGGAGCTGCTGACGACGGTGGGAGGGCTGAGCAATATGGAAGCGTTGCAGTCGGCGATGGGGATAGCGTCGCAGTGCCTGGGGATGGAGAGGGAGATAGGGACGGTGGAGAAGGGGAAGCTGGCGGACCTGGTGGCGGTGGCGGGAGACCCGCTGAAGGATATCAAGGTTTTGCAAGATAAGTCGAAGATTCGGATGGTGATGAAGGGGGGGGAAGGAGGTGGTGAGGAGGTAGGGGGAAGCAGACGAAGGGCTGTATAATTCGTTGAAGATACGGGATGTTATACGGCTGCTAGAGAGAGATGGCTGGTATTTAGTAGTCACCAAAGGCAGCCACAGGCAATACAA includes:
- a CDS encoding amidohydrolase family protein, coding for MTRDMGGANLTPSVTSFVWEAAMKVLTGATLIDGTGRKPVADAAVVIDGERIMQAGPRGSVKYPSSAEVVDLKGLTLMPGLIDCHDHLNHHTYSLMDRWELDAPASYRALRTATVLRELLEMGYTAVREGGGLDAGFKQGIEDGLIQGPRLMLSVTLISPTGGLADVRSPSGHCCPVPTSLSLPSGVADGVDACRAKVREMQRVGADVIKIASTGGASSRPRHGPFDHEFTREELDAIVNEAHDMGMKVMCHALGGPGLRRAIEAGVDSIEHGTYLTQDPDVIPMMAEKGIFYVPTLLVYVFHRDNPMKHSRERARALEKAHKESVRAAMKAGVRVAAGTDSGGWGHPLNSREVELLTTVGGLSNMEALQSAMGIASQCLGMEREIGTVEKGKLADLVAVAGDPLKDIKVLQDKSKIRMVMKGGEGGGEEVGGSRRRAV